ACAAATCCTACTAACAAAGTAGTCAAAGCCGCCACAACTGGCGAAATAAAATTCATTTCCATAGCATTAGTTTTAGTTGTTAATAGAAACAAATATAAAAATAATACCCATAAAAAAACCCTTGTATCGCTACAAGGGTTTATAAAAAATCGTAATTCTTTAGTATCTATAATACTCTGGTTTGAATGGTCCTTGAACCTCTACACCAATGTACGCTGCTTGCTCTGGACGCAATGTCTCTAATTCTACACCTAATTTAGCCAAGTGTAAAGCCGCTACTTTTTCATCCAAATGTTTTGGCAACATGTATACGTCATTGTTGTAAGCCGCACTGTTTTTCCATAATTCGATTTGAGCCAAAGTTTGGTTCGTAAATGAGTTACTCATCACAAAACTTGGGTGACCTGTAGCACAACCTAAGTTCACCAATCGACCTTCGGCCAAGATGATGATATCTTTTCCGTTTACGTTGTAAATATCAACTTGAGGTTTTACTTCGTTTTTAGTATGACCAAAGTTTTTGTTCAACCAAGCCATGTCAATTTCGTTGTCAAAGTGTCCGATGTTACAAACTATCGTTTTGTCTCTCATTTGTTCGAAGTGAGATCCTAATACAATATCTTTATTTCCAGTTGTAGTAATAATGATGTCAGCTGTACCAATAACGGTGTTCAATTTCTTTACTTCAAAACCGTCCATAGCTGCTTGTAAAGCACAAATTGGATCAATTTCAGTAACGGTTACAATAGAACCCGCACCTCTAAAAGAAGCTGCTGTTCCTTTTCCTACGTCTCCGTATCCACAAACAATTACTCTTTTTCCCGCCAACATAATATCGGTTGCTCTTCTAACTGCATCTACAGCCGATTCTTTACATCCGTATTTGTTATCAAATTTCGATTTAGTAACCGAGTCATTAACGTTGATTGCCGGCATTGGCAACGTTCCTGCTTTTACTCTTTCGTATAATCTATGAACTCCTGTTGTAGTTTCTTCAGACAATCCTTTGATTCCTTCTACTAAATGTGGGTAACGGTCAATCACCATATTAGTCAAATCACCACCATCATCCAAAATCATGTTCAATGGTTTTCTGTCTTCACCAAAGAATAAAGTTTGCTCAATACACCAGTCAAAATCTACTTCGTTCAATCCTTTCCAAGCATATACTTGAATTCCTGCAGCAGCAATGGCAGCAGCAGCTTGATCTTGAGTAGAGAAAATATTACAAGAAGACCAAGTTACCTCAGCTCCTAAAGCAATTAAAGTTTCAATCAAAACTGCAGTTTGAATCGTCATGTGCAAACATCCAGCAATACGAGCTCCTTTTAAAGGTTGTTCGTCTTTATATTCTGCTCTAAGCGCCATCAATCCTGGCATTTCAGCTTCTGCTAATTCAATTTCTTTTCTTCCCCAAGCCGCTAGAGAAATGTCTTTTACTTTGTAAGCCACATAAGGCATCGTTGCTGTACTCATTTATAGTATATTTGTTGTTCTAAAAATTTTTGCAAAACTACATAATAACTTATGATTTTAAAAACATTCCCCTACTTTTATGAATTGTTAAGGGAGCTAATCTTTTAAAAATCAATAAAATAATTGTAATTCATTACTTTTTAGAGCTATTCCCGCCATTCGCTTTATCTTTGCCGCCAAAAACCGGCCGCAAAGGATGTCACTTCTGTCGGGGCTAAAACACGTTTTCGGTATGCCATTGTATAAAACCATTCAGCACAATTCCAATACACAAATCCTAATTTGGGACATCACCGAATCATTTGACCAATTGAACCAAGAAGTCCAATTGAACCAAAAAAACCAATTGCGCCTCAACGGAATGAAGTCCGAAATGCACCAACGGGCTTTTCTAAGCATCCGAAAATTATTGGCGCTAGCCGGTTATTCCGATTTTGATTTAGAATATGATATATTTGGGAAACCCCATTTAGTAGATCACAATTACATTTCCATTACCCATTCCCATCATTTTTCCGCCATTATTGTAAGCAACGAACCCGTTGGCATCGACATCGAAATGCAACGCGAAAAAATTCTAAAAATCGCGCACAAATTTGTCAATGACGAAGAATTAAACCGACTTCAACAAACAGATTCAGCTGAATACATTAAAAAACTCACCGTGAAATGGGGCGCTAAAGAAGCCATTTATAAAATTAAAAATGAAAAAGGCATTAGCTTTAAAGACCATATACAAGTAGCTCCATTTGAATTGAATGAAACACCAACTTTAGCTAATTTGAGTTATGGAGGAGTAGAGGAAAAATTCGACATTCATTTTTCAGAATTGGACACTAATTTTACTTTAGTGTATGCCTTTCAAAACAACTCTTCAAACCAACTCCACTAAATATGTTCGAATTTTTCTTTTCTCAATACAAAGACTACCAAACCTATGATGTTGTGTTAGAAATCATCGCGGTGTTCTTAGGAATCGCAAGCGTTTGGTATGCTAAAAAAGACAATATTCTAGTTTTTCCAACCGGAATGGTTAGCACTTTTATCTATGTGTATTTACTTTGGAAATGGACTCTTTGGGGCGATATGATGATTAACTTCTATTATTTTACCATGAGCATTTATGGCTGGTATTGTTGGACCCGAAAAAAAGGAGACAACCTCGAGTTTCCAATTTCCGTAATTTCTGATACAGAAAAACGCATGTCCCTATTTATCTTTATCTTTACTGTCGCATTTGTTGTCGCTGTTTACCTTTATTTTAATAAATTCAATACTTGGTATGCGTATGTAGACACCTTTGTCACCGGAATTTTCTTTATAGGAATGTGGCTTATGGCCAAACGAAAAATTGAAAATTGGGTATTTTGGATTGTTGGAGATCTGGTTTCCATTCCCTTGTATTTTGCAAAAGGATTGACCTTTACGAGCTTTCAATATATAGTATTTACAATTGTTGCCGTTTACGGCTATTTAGAATGGAAGAAAACCTTAAACAGCTCCCCAGCGGACCTAAAAAAATTATAAAAATAGCTTTATTCGGTCCCGAAAGTACTGGAAAAACCACTTTAGCAAAACAATTGGCCGAATACTACAAAACCGATTGGGTACCTGAATTTGCACGCGATTATCTTCAAGAAAAATGGGACAAACACCAAACCATTTGCGATGTCAATGACATGTTGCCAATAGCTTATGGACAAACGCAGCTTGAAAATGAAAAAATGGCAATCGCCAATCAGTATCTTTTTTGTGATACGAATTTAATGGTAACCAAAGTTTTCTCTGAAGTATACTACAACTATTGTGACCCTTTATTAGACCAAGCGGCACGCGAACACAAATACGACTTATTTTTTCTAACCGATATTGATGTGCCTTGGGAAAAAGACGATTTGCG
This sequence is a window from Flavobacterium ammoniigenes. Protein-coding genes within it:
- the ahcY gene encoding adenosylhomocysteinase, with product MSTATMPYVAYKVKDISLAAWGRKEIELAEAEMPGLMALRAEYKDEQPLKGARIAGCLHMTIQTAVLIETLIALGAEVTWSSCNIFSTQDQAAAAIAAAGIQVYAWKGLNEVDFDWCIEQTLFFGEDRKPLNMILDDGGDLTNMVIDRYPHLVEGIKGLSEETTTGVHRLYERVKAGTLPMPAINVNDSVTKSKFDNKYGCKESAVDAVRRATDIMLAGKRVIVCGYGDVGKGTAASFRGAGSIVTVTEIDPICALQAAMDGFEVKKLNTVIGTADIIITTTGNKDIVLGSHFEQMRDKTIVCNIGHFDNEIDMAWLNKNFGHTKNEVKPQVDIYNVNGKDIIILAEGRLVNLGCATGHPSFVMSNSFTNQTLAQIELWKNSAAYNNDVYMLPKHLDEKVAALHLAKLGVELETLRPEQAAYIGVEVQGPFKPEYYRY
- a CDS encoding 4'-phosphopantetheinyl transferase family protein; translated protein: MPLYKTIQHNSNTQILIWDITESFDQLNQEVQLNQKNQLRLNGMKSEMHQRAFLSIRKLLALAGYSDFDLEYDIFGKPHLVDHNYISITHSHHFSAIIVSNEPVGIDIEMQREKILKIAHKFVNDEELNRLQQTDSAEYIKKLTVKWGAKEAIYKIKNEKGISFKDHIQVAPFELNETPTLANLSYGGVEEKFDIHFSELDTNFTLVYAFQNNSSNQLH
- the pnuC gene encoding nicotinamide riboside transporter PnuC, encoding MFEFFFSQYKDYQTYDVVLEIIAVFLGIASVWYAKKDNILVFPTGMVSTFIYVYLLWKWTLWGDMMINFYYFTMSIYGWYCWTRKKGDNLEFPISVISDTEKRMSLFIFIFTVAFVVAVYLYFNKFNTWYAYVDTFVTGIFFIGMWLMAKRKIENWVFWIVGDLVSIPLYFAKGLTFTSFQYIVFTIVAVYGYLEWKKTLNSSPADLKKL
- a CDS encoding AAA family ATPase, with the translated sequence MEENLKQLPSGPKKIIKIALFGPESTGKTTLAKQLAEYYKTDWVPEFARDYLQEKWDKHQTICDVNDMLPIAYGQTQLENEKMAIANQYLFCDTNLMVTKVFSEVYYNYCDPLLDQAAREHKYDLFFLTDIDVPWEKDDLRDKPEGRETVFSVFKQSLIDNNKPFITLSGDASLRLKKAVSIIDDLTLALEKGKSSLEFVQEYLIQKN